GCAAGGGGGGCCAGACCCTGGCCATGCAGACCTGGCGGCTGCGCCTGGTGGCCCGCGACGGCGGCCGCCCGCGCCTGGGCCAGGCCCTGCTGCGCTTCGTGCTGAGCTGGATCTGGGTGCTGCCCCCGCTGGCCCTGAGCTGGGCGATGGGCTGGACGGCCGGCGGCAGCGCCAGCCTCAGCCTCGCGGCCTGGGTGCTGGTCTACGGCGGCCTGAGCCGCTGGCTGCCCGAGCGGCAGTTCGCCCACGACCTGCTGAGCGGCACCCGCCTGGTCGACACCCGCCCGGACCTGCCCGCGGCCTGAAGCCCGGCGGAACCCTTCGTCACAGGGCCGCGACTACCATCGCGCGCCATGAGCAACCCCCACAAGGGCCGCACCGGCCTGGACCGGCTGCGCCATGCACTCGGCTACTCGATCGACGGCCTGAAGCTGGCCTACCGCGGCGAAAGCGCCTTCCGGCAGGAGACCTGGAGCGCTGCCGTGCTGCTGCCTGCCGCCTTCTGGCTGGGCCAGGGCTGGGTCGAGGTCTCGCTGCTGGTCGGCTCGGTGCTGCTGGTGCTGATCGTCGAGCTGCTGAACTCGGGCATCGAGGCCGCCATCGACCGCGTCAGCTACGAGCTGCACGACCTGTCCAAGCGCGCCAAGGACCTGGCCAGCGCCGCCGTGCTGATGAGCCTGCTGCTGTGTGGCGGCATCTGGGGTGCGGCGCTCTGGCACCGCTTCATGGTCTGAGCGACGCGATGATGACCTTGCCCACGCCTGCCCCGGCCGCGCCCTTCAGCCTCTGCGTCTACTGCGGCTCGCGGGCGGGGCAGGATCCGCGCTTTCGCGCCGCCGCCCAGGCCCTGGGCACGGCGCTGGGTCGGCGGGGCTGGCGTCTGGTCTATGGCGGCGGCCGGATCGGCCTGATGGGCGTGGTGGCCGATGCCACGCTGGCCGCGGGCGGCACCGTCTTCGGCGTGATCCCGGTCTCGCTGCAGCAGCGCGAGGTCGGCCACACCGGGCTGAGCGAGCTGCGCGTCGTGTCGTCCATGCACCAGCGCAAGCAGGCGATGGCCGAGGCGGCGGATGCCTTCCTGGCCCTGCCGGGCGGCATCGGCACGCAGGAGGAGTTGTTCGAAGTCTGGACCTGGCGCCAGCTCGGCGAGCACGACCGGCCGCTGGGCCTGCTCAATGTGGCCGGCTACTACGACAGCCTGCTCGGCTTCCTGGACCAGACCGTGGCCCAGGGCTTTGTTGGCCCGGCCACCCGGGCCCTGCTGACGGTGGACACGCAGATCGAGTCGCTGCTCGACCATCTGCACCGGCAGGCAGGCGACCGTCCCGGCCGGCCGCCGCTGGAGCTGGACCGGATCTGAGCGGTCCGGCCCTGGCTTGACCTTCGGCCCGCCTCAGATCGCCGATTCGTCGACTTCGCCGGTGCGGATGCGCACCACGCGCTCGACCTCGGTCACGAAGATCTTGCCGTCGCCGATCTTGCCGGTGCGGGCGGCCTTGACGATGGCTTCGATACAGCGCTCGACATCGTCGGCGCGCACGACCACCTCGACCTTCACCTTGGGCAGGAAGTCGACCACGTACTCCGCGCCGCGATACAGCTCGGTGTGGCCCTTCTGGCGGCCGAAGCCCTTGACCTCGGTCACCGTCAGGCCGGACACGCCGACCTCGGCCAGCGCCTCGCGCACCTCTTCGAGCTTGAAGGGCTTGATGACGGCGGTGATCTGTTTCATGGGGCGGGTCTCCAGGGTCCGAAAACGAATGGCGCCCAGTGTAGTCAGGCCGCCCGCGATGCACCGGTGCGGGGACCGGACGCCCCGATCAGGCCCGGAACTTCGAGGTGATCGGGTAGCGCCAGTCGCGGCCGAAGGCGCGGTGGGTGATGCGGATGCCGATCGGCGCCTGGCGGCGCTTGTACTCGTTGAGCTGGATCAGCCGCGTGACGCGCTCAACATCGGCCGGCGCATAGCCTTCGGCCAGAAGCTGCTCGATCGAGGCATCGTCCTCCATGTAGCGGGCCAGGATGGCGTCGAGCACCTCGTAGGGCGGCAGGCTGTCCTGGTCGCACTGGTCGGGCCGCAGCTCGGCCGAGGGCGGGCGGGTGATGATGCGTTCGGGGATGGGCTCGACCTCGCCGCGCGCCACGGCCTCGGCATTGCGCCAGCGCGCCAGGCGCCAGACCAGGGTCTTGGCCACGTCCTTGATCACGGCGAAGCCGCCGGCCATGTCGCCATACAAGGTGCAGTAGCCGGTCGCCATCTCGCTCTTGTTGCCGGTGGTCAGCACGATGCGGCCGCCCTTGTTCGACAAGGCCATCAGCAGGGTGCCGCGGATGCGGGCCTGCAGGTTCTCCTCGGTCGCGTCCTCGGGCTTGCCGGCGAAGTCGAAAGCCAGGGCCTCGCGGAAGCGCGCCATGGCCGGCGCGATCGCGATCTCGTCGTACTGCACCCCCAGGCGCTCGGCCATGTCGCGCGCATCCAGCCAGGAGATGTCGGCCGTGTAGGGCGAGGGCATCATCACCGCGCGCACCCGGTCGGCGCCCAGGGCCTCGACGGCAATCGCCAGCACCAGGGCCGAATCGATGCCGCCCGACAGGCCCAGGATGGCGCCCGGGAAGCCGTTCTTGCCGACGTAGTCGCGCACGCCGGTGACCAGGGCGGCCCAGACCTCGGCCTCTTCGCCCGGCAGCGTGGCCCGGCCGGCGGCGGCCTCGGGGGGCAGCGTCGCACCGGCCTCGGCGGGCACAAAGGCCAGGGGGCGGGGCTGCGGCGCATCGGCCGGACCGTCGAAGGCGGCATGCAGCGTGCCCTCCACGAAGGCCGGTGCGCGGGCCTGCACCGTGCCGGCCGCGTCGAGCACGAAGGACGCACCGTCGAAGACCATCTCGTCCTGCCCGCCCACGCCGTGGGCATAGGCCAGCGGCAGGCCCACGGCCCGGGCGCGCTCGGCCATGCGGGCCTCGCGCTCGGCGGCCTTGCCACGGTGGTAGGGGGAAGCGTTCAGCACCAGCAGGGCCTGGGCGCCGGCCGCCTTCGCGGCCTCGGCCGGCTCGTCGAACCAGGCGTCTTCGCAGATCAGCAGGCCCAGGCGCCGGCCGCCGGCCTCCACGAGCACCGGGCCCAGGCCCAGCTCGCGGCCGCCGACGAAGTAGCGCCGCTCGTCGAAGACCTGGTAGTTGGGCAGCTCGCGCTTGGCGTAGAGGGCCTGCACCCGGCCGCCGGCCAGCACCGCGGCGGCATTGATCGCCGGCTGGCGCTGCAGCGAACGGCCGCGAACAGCCCCAGCCCGGTCAAGCGGCTGCGGATGACCGAGGATCAGGCTCAGCCCGGGGCAGTCGGCCAGGTCGGCGGCCATGGCCTGCACCGTGCTTGCACAGGCCGCCAGGAAGGCCGGCCGCAGCAGCAGGTCCTCGGGTGGGTAGCCGCACAGGGCCAGCTCGGGCGCCAGCACCACCGTCGCGCCGCGCGCATGCGCCGCCCGCGCGGCGGCCTCCAGGCGGCGGGCATTGCCGGCCAGATCCCCGAGCACCGGGTTGAATTGCAGCAGCGCGAAGGCGAGCGAAGGCAGGGACATGGACGAGAACAAGGCGCGCGAGGACGAGAAGCGGCGCCCGCCGACCGCGGCGGAAGCAGCCCGGCATGGTAGCCCCGCCCCCTCGGCCAGGCCGGCGGCGGGGCCGCAGGCCGCGGGCCAGGGCGGGCCGCCCCCGGACGATGCAGACGCCATGCCCGGCCCGCTCACCCTGCGCGTGCACGAGCGGCCCGACACCGTGCCCGCCCAGGCCTGGGATGCGCTGCTCGCCGCCAGCCCCACGCCCAGCCCCTTCCTGAAGCATGCCTACCTAGACGCCCTGCATGCCAGCGGCAGCGCGGTGCCGGCCACCGGCTGGACGCCCTGCTTCCTGACCCTGGCCCGCGCCGACGGCCGGCTGGAAGCCGGCTGCGTGCTCTACGAGAAAAGCCACAGCTACGGCGAATACGTCTTCGACTGGGCCTGGGCCGAGGCCTGGGAACGCGCCGGCCAGCGCTACTACCCCAAGCTGCTGAGCGCACCGCCCTTCACGCCGGTGCCCGGCAGCCGCCTGCTCGCGCGCAGCGCCGCGGCGCGGGCCGCCCTGCTGCGAGCGCTGGAAGACCGGGCGCGCGAGGACGGCCGATCCTCCGCCCACCTGCTCTTCATCGACCCGGCCGACCAGGCCACGGCCGAGGCGGCCGGCTGGCTGATCCGCCACGGCGTGCAGTTCCACTGGCACAACCGCGACGCCGCACCCGAGGCGCCGGCCGAGGCCCGGCCCTATGCCGACTTCGACGACTTCCTGGCCCACCTCAGCCGCGACCGCCGCCGCAAGATCGGCCAGGAGCGGCGCTATGTGGCCGAG
This window of the Piscinibacter lacus genome carries:
- a CDS encoding RDD family protein — translated: MALPPTPPLRRRLAALLYEAVLLFAVTMFAGFLYAVITGQRHGLEGRSGLQAWAFLVLAAYFVGFWRKGGQTLAMQTWRLRLVARDGGRPRLGQALLRFVLSWIWVLPPLALSWAMGWTAGGSASLSLAAWVLVYGGLSRWLPERQFAHDLLSGTRLVDTRPDLPAA
- a CDS encoding diacylglycerol kinase; protein product: MSNPHKGRTGLDRLRHALGYSIDGLKLAYRGESAFRQETWSAAVLLPAAFWLGQGWVEVSLLVGSVLLVLIVELLNSGIEAAIDRVSYELHDLSKRAKDLASAAVLMSLLLCGGIWGAALWHRFMV
- a CDS encoding TIGR00730 family Rossman fold protein, producing MTLPTPAPAAPFSLCVYCGSRAGQDPRFRAAAQALGTALGRRGWRLVYGGGRIGLMGVVADATLAAGGTVFGVIPVSLQQREVGHTGLSELRVVSSMHQRKQAMAEAADAFLALPGGIGTQEELFEVWTWRQLGEHDRPLGLLNVAGYYDSLLGFLDQTVAQGFVGPATRALLTVDTQIESLLDHLHRQAGDRPGRPPLELDRI
- a CDS encoding P-II family nitrogen regulator, with translation MKQITAVIKPFKLEEVREALAEVGVSGLTVTEVKGFGRQKGHTELYRGAEYVVDFLPKVKVEVVVRADDVERCIEAIVKAARTGKIGDGKIFVTEVERVVRIRTGEVDESAI
- a CDS encoding NAD+ synthase; the encoded protein is MSLPSLAFALLQFNPVLGDLAGNARRLEAAARAAHARGATVVLAPELALCGYPPEDLLLRPAFLAACASTVQAMAADLADCPGLSLILGHPQPLDRAGAVRGRSLQRQPAINAAAVLAGGRVQALYAKRELPNYQVFDERRYFVGGRELGLGPVLVEAGGRRLGLLICEDAWFDEPAEAAKAAGAQALLVLNASPYHRGKAAEREARMAERARAVGLPLAYAHGVGGQDEMVFDGASFVLDAAGTVQARAPAFVEGTLHAAFDGPADAPQPRPLAFVPAEAGATLPPEAAAGRATLPGEEAEVWAALVTGVRDYVGKNGFPGAILGLSGGIDSALVLAIAVEALGADRVRAVMMPSPYTADISWLDARDMAERLGVQYDEIAIAPAMARFREALAFDFAGKPEDATEENLQARIRGTLLMALSNKGGRIVLTTGNKSEMATGYCTLYGDMAGGFAVIKDVAKTLVWRLARWRNAEAVARGEVEPIPERIITRPPSAELRPDQCDQDSLPPYEVLDAILARYMEDDASIEQLLAEGYAPADVERVTRLIQLNEYKRRQAPIGIRITHRAFGRDWRYPITSKFRA
- a CDS encoding GNAT family N-acetyltransferase, producing MPGPLTLRVHERPDTVPAQAWDALLAASPTPSPFLKHAYLDALHASGSAVPATGWTPCFLTLARADGRLEAGCVLYEKSHSYGEYVFDWAWAEAWERAGQRYYPKLLSAPPFTPVPGSRLLARSAAARAALLRALEDRAREDGRSSAHLLFIDPADQATAEAAGWLIRHGVQFHWHNRDAAPEAPAEARPYADFDDFLAHLSRDRRRKIGQERRYVAEAGVTLDQVAGPDMDTADWDFFYRCYSQTYAEHHSRPYLTRDFFAYMAAHLPTHWRLVRAWRGRTRVASALIALDPSQRVAYGRYWGATEPVRCLHFEACYHQPIAWCIAEGWRRFEGGAQGEHKMARGLLPVPTRSAHWLAHPGFADAVARFLDREGAGVAAYLDELSERRVFKALAEGRPAAAD